In Hirschia baltica ATCC 49814, the genomic stretch TGTACTTTTGGCTGCTTTGGGTGTTGCCTGAATGTATTGCCACGCTAAGAAAGCTAGCGCGAATATCGCCATTCCGACCAAGCCCAGCGCTATGCCTTTTTCTGGTCCATTCTTAAATGAAAAGAAGACAAGTCCTGCTAAAACAAGCCCCCATCCGACGAGAATTTCTTTTGCTCGGCTTTCTTTTGAACGCCAAGCGGCCTGCAGCATGAAAATGCCGCAGGCCAGAGAAATGAGCGCAAATCCGCTCAATGCCAAACCTTGGATCATAAATTAGAACCGTTTTTTTACACTTGCCACAACAGAACGAGTTTCACCGACGAAGCAATCACCACGCGCCAGACATGTTGCATAATACTCTTCGTCTGTCAGGTTACGAACATTGAGGGTAAAGTCCAGATCATTGTATTCATACCCGATAAGGGCATCAAACACTGTATATCCATCGGTTTCGACGCGAATTGGTGTTGGCGCAAATCCAGCAGACGCTGGATAAGCAATTCCATTGCTTTCATTTTCGTTAGCATATCGCGCACCTAAACCAATGCGGAGCCCTTCAAGGGCACCATCTTCAGGTTCCCAACTTGCCCAGATTGATCCAGTTGTGTCCGGCAAACTTGGACGTGTTGTGCCGACGCCATTTGCATCCACATTTTCCGAATCAAGTTTTTGTAGATCTAAGTCGAAAGCGAATGCATTCACTTTTAGCAGGGCTTCTAATTCGAAACCTGTTGTTTCAATGCTTAGTCCTGGTTGTGTGCGACCACCCGCGACGTACTCCACCAAATTGTCTTCTTCAAGATCAAAATAAGCAATTGTCACATAGCTTGCGCTGCCAATTGGTTGGTATTTTAAACCAATTTCAGATTGCTTTCCTTTTCTTGGCTTCAAGGATGTACCTGTTACGATATCAGTTCCGATTGTCGCACGAAATGATTCTGCATAACTAATATATGGGTTTAGCCCAATGTTCGTTTTGTATAGTGCACCTAATGTAAGCGGTGTTTCATTGTCATCTTGGGTGCTCGCTGCGTCATTGGATTCAACTGCGGAGAAACGCACACCAGCATTCACAATAAGATTACCAACAGACATATAGTCTGTCAGATAAACATCTGTTGCCTTTGTTGCATCTTCTGCCAGCGTTCTTGCGGCATTAAACTCGGCCATTGTTGGTACTTCAGAACCATCATATACTGGATCAAATATGTTGAATGTTGTTGGACGAGCGTAGAAAGAGGCTGAGTTGTTGAATGATTCAACATCTTGATAGTTCACACCTGTAAGAATTTCGTGCGCAATTGCACCGGTTCGGAATTTAGCCCGCAAACGCGCGTCGAACGCATATTGTGTTGAACCAGCGTCAGAACTTGACCAAGTGCGTCCGAATGCAACTCCATCAGGGGAAACCCTTGGCGTGCCGGCACCTAGGAAAGAAATCCAAGTTTGATCATAATCTGCTTCATTGTCACGGTAGCGCGCTGTGCCTTCAAACGTGAAAATATCGTTGATCTGGTGTGTTCCGATTAGACTAATCGTTGTCGCTTCAGTGTTGTATTTGTTGAAGTTGGGGTCGCCTACATACACAGATGGGTCAACCTCCTGGCCCGTTGATCCCGCACACACATCCGCCAGTGAAATTGTCACGTCACTACTTCCGCACGCTGTCGCGGCCAAAGGTAGGAATTGTGAAGATGTATCACTTTCACGGTCAGTGTAGTTGATCAGTGCCGTAAGCGTGGTTTTATCATTTGTGTAAGTTAGAGATGGCGCGAGCACGATTGCATTATCTTCGACAAAATCAATTGGTGTTTCGCTATCACGCACAAGACCTACAAAGCGCGCAGTCCATTTGCCATCACCAGATAGATCGAAGCCAAGATCAGTTGATGCTTGTAGACGATTATCTGTTCCAGCAGTCAGCACGACCTCTTTACCGAGTTTATCGGCACCGGCAACCTTAGATATAGTACTCACAATACCACCGGGAGCCGCTTGACCATAAAGAACAGATGCTGGTCCTTTAAGAACTTCGACCTGATCTAATGTGTATATGTCTGCGCGTGCATTGTTATAGTTACCAAATAGAACTTGAAGGTTGTCTTGGTATTCTGGTGCGTCGAGGCCGCGAATACTGGTAAAATCGCCGCGTGTTGCATATCCAAATGCATTCCCAGTCACACCGGCTGTGTAGTTTAGCGTATTGCTTAAAGACAAAGCACCGCGATCAAGAAATTCCTCTGCCGTAATAATGGATAGTGAGCGAGGTGTTTCTAGAAGGGGTATTTCAGATTTAGTCGCACCAAAAATTGAAGGCGTACCGGTAACAACAACTGTTTCTTGCACAGACGTTTCATCTGCTTTTGTCGTTTGCGCACACACTGGGCTGATAGCGACAAGTGCTGAAGTGATTAAAAGTCCGTATTTGAGCATAATGTAACCTTGACAATGATAAGCATTCTTAATTTTGAGGAGTTCGTACACGTGCTCACTGAACTTGTAAAGCATTCTCATTCTCATCTGGTGGGTAATTTATTTATGCTGGAAATTTACTGTCGTGGTGAGCGCGGAAAGTTCGAGAACCAACTGGTAAAATTGTGATGAATAACGGATTTTTTGCTCCATCATCCTTGTATACGGTCGGTGGTTGGAGCTTCCAGATTATCCCAAAGTTGACATCCTATGTAATTGAGACAGGTTAGAATGAAAAAATAAGGGAGGGTTTGATATGCCAAAACCAGATGTGCGTATTTCTAGCTTTGCAGACTTCTATCCATATTACCTCACTGAGCATTCAGATCCTGATTGCCGTAAACTGCATTATGTCGGTACGTTTTTCTCTATCCTTGCTGTAATAGCGGCAATTTTTATAAATCCCTTTTGGTTGATTGCAGCCCCGCTAGCCGGATATGGCTTTGCTTGGTTTGCTCATTTTAAAGTCGAGAAAAACAGGCCAGCGACATTTACATATCCGGTATGGTCCTTGATGGGGGATTACAAGATGTTTTTTAGTTGGTTGACTGGTAAATTACCGGCACAATTAATGGCTGCTGGCATTGTTGATGCGCCTGCAGATAACGTTTCTGAAACTTAGGAATTATTAATTGCTGTTTTTGGATTTAAAAGCCTGAAAAAAATGAGTTAGACACAAATTTCACATGACTATTTTTTACATTGAGCGACGGATGCAGGCTAATACAGACGTTTAAGTTTTAAAGCCCGTTTGTTTAGTCCGTTTGATGTAGAGAATTGCGTTTATGAAGAAATCACTTGTTGTTGTGAGTTTGTGTGCTGGTTCAGTTGGTTTGACTGGCATAGCAGCGGCGCAGGATGAATTAAATTTAGATACGATTGTAATTGAAAGCTCAAGAATATTAAATCCTGAATTGGGTATTATCAAACCTGAACTCACTTTGGATTCTTCGGATATCAGTGCGTATGGGGTAACTAGTTTAGAGGACCTTCTTACTGAAATCTCGACAGTGACAGGTGGAGGCAGCGGGCGCCCAGAAATGTTGCTGAACGGCAAACGTATTTCAGGATTTAGAGAGATCCGTAAATATCCGCCTGAAGCTTTGGAGCGCGTTGAAGTTCTTTCAGAAGATGCTGCTCTTCGCTATGGGTTTCGTCCAGATAAAAAAGTTATCAATTTCATTTTAAAAGAAAATTTTCATTCTTTAACAGCAGAAGCAGGTGTTGAAGCTCCCTCTGATGGTGGGCAGTTTATAACAGAAATTGAGCTAAATAATCTTCAGCTTTCAGGTGAAAACCGGCGATGGAATACTGATTTTGAATACAATACTCAGGATGCACTTTTTGAAAGTGATCGCGATATTGTATATGCTGATGGTGAAGATGGAACAATGCGTACATTGGAACCAGAACAAGATACGCTTGATCTGGTTGGCAGCTTCTCACACATGCTTCCCGGTGAAATAAGCGCAACATATCTTGGCTCTATTGTGAATGAAAATGCCAATAGTGTGTTGGGTGCGGATAATGACGGTAATCTAAATGTTCGGGAACAAGACACTTTAACTGGTGAGGCCAGCTTCGTTCTGAACAAAATGCTTGATACCGGAAACTGGACGGTGAATGGCGCGTATTCCTATGAAAATGTAGATCGGGTCACAGGAATAGCCACTTCTCCAGAAGATGATTCTACATCCCAGACGACGACGGATGGCTTGTCGGTTGACGCTGTATATTTCCGCAATTTGTTTTCATTGCCAGCAGGATTTGTCGGCACGACGATCCAAAGTGGGTATAGCAAAACTGAGCTTTCAAGTTCATCCATGTCTGGTGGGGAAGAGGAGCAAACGGAATTATCGAGAGACAATTTAAATGCTCAGATTAGTCTCGATGTGCCGGTTCTAACTGAAGAGTTTGTTTTGGGAGCCATTTCAACAAACTTTAATGGTCAATTGAGTGACGTCTCTGATGCCGGTGAATTGCTGTCGTATGGTTATGGGCTGACATGGCAACCCTTGAGCCAGTTGCAGCTTATGGCTTCGTCGACATATTCAGAGAATGCACCGACTGTTTCACAATTGGGAGCTGCCTATCAGGTGACACCCAATTCGCGTGTATTTGATTTCTCAACCGGGCAGACTATTGAAAATGTAGAGAAAATAACTGGTGGAAATGCTGATTTGCAAAATGAAGAAAGCCAGCTTCTACGTTTGAATGCGTCATGGGAGCCATTTTCTGAGCGGCGCGTGAACATTGTCGCGACTTATACCGATGAGCGTATTGAGAATGTTATCTCTTCGTTTCCTGATTTAACCCCCATTATCGAGGAGGCATATGCTGACCGTGTCGTGCGCGATGATGATGGGCAGCTTGTATCTATCGATACACGTGCTTTGAATTTTGCCGAAAAAATTGAGAAGAAGCTGAGCCTTAGTTTAAATTGGTCCAAATCATTAAAGGCAAATGAGCGTCCTGAATTATCAACTGAAGAGCGCCAGAAATTACGTGCGGTAATGAGTAAGCGCCGCAGTAAAGATGAGGCACCACCAAGCGAGGGGCCGCCAGAGGAGGGTAGTCCAGACGCGGGTGCGGCTCCTCCTAAACAGGCTGCTTCGGCGCGCGGTGGGGCAGGACGAGGCGGCCCTCCTGGTGGAGGTCGTGGCCCCGGCCCAGGAGGACGCGGTCAAGGACGTATTTATTTCTCAGCATCTTATGATCTTGCCTTAGAGGACACGCTGTTAATCTCTGAAGGTGGCACAAAACTAGACTTGTTAAATGGAGATACGATTAGTTCTGCTGGTGGTACATCCGAGCACACATTTTCAGCGCGAGGCGGGTATTCCAAAGGTGCAATTGGTTTGAATACGCGCATGAATTGGGAAAGTGGCACGCAGGTAAATGGAAGTCAGTTAGGGACGCTAGATTTTGATCCATTACTGACAATAGATGCGCGGATACGCTATGATTTTGACAATAAACCTAAGTTGATTGCGAAATATCCATTGCTGAGTGCGACGAGTATTTCATTGAGCGTTGATAACATTTTCAATGAAAAGCGTAATGTCACAAGTGCTGATGGAAGTGTACCTATCAGCTATCAACCTGATATTCTCGACCCGTTGGGCCGAGTTATTGAAATAAAGTTTCGGAAATTGATATTTTAAATAAATAGCTGGCCCGCGGCTTTGGTTTAGCTGCGCCAGCTTAGGGTTTTTGGTTCGATAGGGTTGCTGAACTCACGGCTTTCTGTGCGTGCAGTGGCCCATTCGCGTTTAAGCTGTTGATACCATTTGGCCTGAATGTCTATGTCGTCAATCCACAGCATGGCTTTTTGATATTTCATGCCTCTGTTTTGAAGATTCACCATTTCCTTATCTTGCAGCAAGAAAGTGCGACCCATGCGTTTCACAATTGGTGAGGCTAATTTCAACAAAGGTGCATTTTCTATCCATGTGATTTGCGTCACTTTGGTTAGCTTTTCCTGTTGCGGCGTTAGGCAGGTAAGTGTGAAAAAACGGGCTGTTTCATTTTCAACAACTTCCCAACGCATGCCCGGCAATTGAAAAACGATTTCTGTTGTTACTTCGTTACCAAAAACCATGGAGTATAGTTTGGAGTTGCCTGATGGTTTGTGGCGTGCAATGGCCCAGCCACGTGTGCGGGGTTCAAAGGGCTTTTGTTTGATTTTGAAACCGGAAGACGGCGGACGCCACCACCATTGATTATGCACAAACGGCACGTGTGCTGGGTCCATCAATCCAACGACGGCGTCATCCATATGTGCGTTAAAGTCCTCTTCAATTATGAAACTGGGCGCATATGGAAGTTTGCCAAATTCGGGTGGAGCAATAACAGGTTCGCCATCAAAACGCGGATTATGCGACACATAGATATACACAACGCCATTGGCTTCATGCAGCGGATATTTGCGCACTTTGACCCTTGTCGGCTCCATGGTGTCATCTGGCGTAAGAGATGGCATATGCTTGCATTCGCCGTCAGATGTGCCAAATCGCCAACCATGATAGGGGCATTCGATTGTAGCCGATCCGTCAGTATCTATCTGTTTGCCGGAAGACAGTGGCACAAGACGGTGTGGGCAGATATCTCGCAGTGCAAATGCCCTGCCATCGCCAGATCGCCCTAGCAGGACGGGTTGGCCGAGAATTTCACGGTTTATGTGCTTTCCTGCGAGTAGTTCTTTGGATGTGGCGGCAAAATACCAACAATCGGTCAGCCAGCCCTCTTCGGTAATACCAACTTTCTTTTTGGCAGGCGAAGGTGTGGATGAAATATCTGTTGTGTCTGCTGGCATGCTCGCGCTCTTTAAACTACGCTAATGGGTAAGTTTGGGTGTGCGTAGTCTTCCATGCGCTTTTGTATTCATCAAGGCAAGATGCACAATGGCTAAAAGCGCGAGCAAGTCGTTTCTTAAGTTATTTCATGCCTTCTAGGGTTTTCATGCCAGCTTTGGGTGCGTTCACCAGAACAGCCATATTTCCTGGAAGGTGTTTGTTATCGAGCATTTTTTCATGTGCTGCTGGAATTTCTGCCCAAGGGAAGACTTCTGACATACATGGGTCAATGCGTTCCTGACACACAAGTTCGTTTGCTGCGGCTGCCTGTTTTAGATTGGCGAAGTGAGAACCCTGAACGCGTTTTTGGCGCATCCACAGGAAGCGAGCATCCATTGTTAGGTTAAAGCCTGTTGTTCCTGCACATATGACAACCATGCCGCCGCGTTTTACAAGGAAAACTGAAACCGGCATTGTTGATTCGCCTGGGTGTTCAAACACCATGTCTAGGTCTTTGCCGCCTGTGATTTCACGAATGGCTTTGCCGAATTTGCGGCATTCCTTCATATAATCCCCAAATTCAGGACCGTTCACTGTTGGCAATTGGCCCCAACAATTAAAGTCTTTGCGGTTGAGAACGGCCACAGCCCCCTGATCGAGCACGAATTGTTTCTTATCTTCTGATGAAACAACACCGATTGCTTTGGCTCCAGCAATTGTAGCAAGCTGAACAGCAAATGACCCAAGACCACCTGAAGCTCCCCATACAAGTACGTGTTGGCCTGGTTTGATTTCATGTGGTGCATGTCCAAATAGCATGCGGTAAGCTGTTGCTAAGGTAAGCGTATAACAGGCGGCCTCTTCCCAAGAAAGATGGGTTGGGCGCTTCATTAGTTGTCTGTCTTGTACGCGGCAAAACTGTGCAAACGAGCCATCTGGTGTTTCATATCCCCAGATACGTTGGGAATCGGAGTACATTGGGTCGCCGCCATTGCATTCTTCATCATCGCCATCATCCTGATTACAGTGGATGACAACTTCATCGCCGGGCTTCCAGCGTTTTACGCTTTTACCAACAGCCCAAACGATGCCTGAAGCATCAGAACCGGCAATGTGGTAGTCTTGATTGTGTACATCAAAAGGGGAGATAGGTTCACCAAGGCCTGCCCAAACACCATTATAATTTACACCTGCCGCCATAACATAAACGAGGACATCATGTTCACCCAATTCTGGTGTATCAACGACTTCCAGCTGCATGGATTGGTTAGGGCGGCCGTGTCGTTCGCGACGGATTGCCCAAGCGTGCATTTGTTTTGGCACATGATAAGGCGGCGGAAGCTCACCTAAATCGTACAGATCTTTCTTTGGTGTATCTAGCATGAAATTGTGTCCTAAGATTTGG encodes the following:
- a CDS encoding TonB-dependent siderophore receptor yields the protein MLKYGLLITSALVAISPVCAQTTKADETSVQETVVVTGTPSIFGATKSEIPLLETPRSLSIITAEEFLDRGALSLSNTLNYTAGVTGNAFGYATRGDFTSIRGLDAPEYQDNLQVLFGNYNNARADIYTLDQVEVLKGPASVLYGQAAPGGIVSTISKVAGADKLGKEVVLTAGTDNRLQASTDLGFDLSGDGKWTARFVGLVRDSETPIDFVEDNAIVLAPSLTYTNDKTTLTALINYTDRESDTSSQFLPLAATACGSSDVTISLADVCAGSTGQEVDPSVYVGDPNFNKYNTEATTISLIGTHQINDIFTFEGTARYRDNEADYDQTWISFLGAGTPRVSPDGVAFGRTWSSSDAGSTQYAFDARLRAKFRTGAIAHEILTGVNYQDVESFNNSASFYARPTTFNIFDPVYDGSEVPTMAEFNAARTLAEDATKATDVYLTDYMSVGNLIVNAGVRFSAVESNDAASTQDDNETPLTLGALYKTNIGLNPYISYAESFRATIGTDIVTGTSLKPRKGKQSEIGLKYQPIGSASYVTIAYFDLEEDNLVEYVAGGRTQPGLSIETTGFELEALLKVNAFAFDLDLQKLDSENVDANGVGTTRPSLPDTTGSIWASWEPEDGALEGLRIGLGARYANENESNGIAYPASAGFAPTPIRVETDGYTVFDALIGYEYNDLDFTLNVRNLTDEEYYATCLARGDCFVGETRSVVASVKKRF
- a CDS encoding DUF962 domain-containing protein, whose product is MPKPDVRISSFADFYPYYLTEHSDPDCRKLHYVGTFFSILAVIAAIFINPFWLIAAPLAGYGFAWFAHFKVEKNRPATFTYPVWSLMGDYKMFFSWLTGKLPAQLMAAGIVDAPADNVSET
- a CDS encoding TonB-dependent receptor domain-containing protein, which gives rise to MKKSLVVVSLCAGSVGLTGIAAAQDELNLDTIVIESSRILNPELGIIKPELTLDSSDISAYGVTSLEDLLTEISTVTGGGSGRPEMLLNGKRISGFREIRKYPPEALERVEVLSEDAALRYGFRPDKKVINFILKENFHSLTAEAGVEAPSDGGQFITEIELNNLQLSGENRRWNTDFEYNTQDALFESDRDIVYADGEDGTMRTLEPEQDTLDLVGSFSHMLPGEISATYLGSIVNENANSVLGADNDGNLNVREQDTLTGEASFVLNKMLDTGNWTVNGAYSYENVDRVTGIATSPEDDSTSQTTTDGLSVDAVYFRNLFSLPAGFVGTTIQSGYSKTELSSSSMSGGEEEQTELSRDNLNAQISLDVPVLTEEFVLGAISTNFNGQLSDVSDAGELLSYGYGLTWQPLSQLQLMASSTYSENAPTVSQLGAAYQVTPNSRVFDFSTGQTIENVEKITGGNADLQNEESQLLRLNASWEPFSERRVNIVATYTDERIENVISSFPDLTPIIEEAYADRVVRDDDGQLVSIDTRALNFAEKIEKKLSLSLNWSKSLKANERPELSTEERQKLRAVMSKRRSKDEAPPSEGPPEEGSPDAGAAPPKQAASARGGAGRGGPPGGGRGPGPGGRGQGRIYFSASYDLALEDTLLISEGGTKLDLLNGDTISSAGGTSEHTFSARGGYSKGAIGLNTRMNWESGTQVNGSQLGTLDFDPLLTIDARIRYDFDNKPKLIAKYPLLSATSISLSVDNIFNEKRNVTSADGSVPISYQPDILDPLGRVIEIKFRKLIF
- a CDS encoding aromatic ring-hydroxylating oxygenase subunit alpha: MPADTTDISSTPSPAKKKVGITEEGWLTDCWYFAATSKELLAGKHINREILGQPVLLGRSGDGRAFALRDICPHRLVPLSSGKQIDTDGSATIECPYHGWRFGTSDGECKHMPSLTPDDTMEPTRVKVRKYPLHEANGVVYIYVSHNPRFDGEPVIAPPEFGKLPYAPSFIIEEDFNAHMDDAVVGLMDPAHVPFVHNQWWWRPPSSGFKIKQKPFEPRTRGWAIARHKPSGNSKLYSMVFGNEVTTEIVFQLPGMRWEVVENETARFFTLTCLTPQQEKLTKVTQITWIENAPLLKLASPIVKRMGRTFLLQDKEMVNLQNRGMKYQKAMLWIDDIDIQAKWYQQLKREWATARTESREFSNPIEPKTLSWRS
- the ccrA gene encoding crotonyl-CoA carboxylase/reductase → MLDTPKKDLYDLGELPPPYHVPKQMHAWAIRRERHGRPNQSMQLEVVDTPELGEHDVLVYVMAAGVNYNGVWAGLGEPISPFDVHNQDYHIAGSDASGIVWAVGKSVKRWKPGDEVVIHCNQDDGDDEECNGGDPMYSDSQRIWGYETPDGSFAQFCRVQDRQLMKRPTHLSWEEAACYTLTLATAYRMLFGHAPHEIKPGQHVLVWGASGGLGSFAVQLATIAGAKAIGVVSSEDKKQFVLDQGAVAVLNRKDFNCWGQLPTVNGPEFGDYMKECRKFGKAIREITGGKDLDMVFEHPGESTMPVSVFLVKRGGMVVICAGTTGFNLTMDARFLWMRQKRVQGSHFANLKQAAAANELVCQERIDPCMSEVFPWAEIPAAHEKMLDNKHLPGNMAVLVNAPKAGMKTLEGMK